One window of Hypanus sabinus isolate sHypSab1 chromosome 10, sHypSab1.hap1, whole genome shotgun sequence genomic DNA carries:
- the LOC132401283 gene encoding zinc finger protein 850-like yields the protein MPFTCSDCGKGFTQSSTLHRHKRVHTGERPFTCSDCGKGFIQSNHLLQHQSVHARERPFSCSNCGKGFTQCSDLQRHQRIHTGEKPFTCSECGKKFARSSALKLHQRVHNRETPFTCSDCGKGFTHSSHLQRHQRVHTGEKPFTCSECGKGFAQSSLLKLHQRVHSRERPFTCSDCGKGFTQSFDLQRHQRVHTGEKPYTCSECGRGFARSSHLLKHQQIHTGEKPFICSECGKGFMDSSNLKEHKFVHTAERPFTCSDCGKGFIRHSHLLTHQLEHTGEKPFSCSECGKGFTHSAQLREHQRVHTGEWPFTCCECQKGFTWQCQLIEHQRVHSGEKPFTCSECGKGFARLSHLKEHHKLHTRERPFTCSECGRGFAWSSHLLRHQQIHTGEKPFICSECGKGFTDSSHLKEHQFVHTRERPFTCSDCGKGFIRHSHLLSHQLNHTGEKPFICSECGKGFTHSAQLREHQRVHTGEWPFTCSECPKGFTWQSQLIEHQRVHSGEKPFTCSECGKGFARSSHLKEHQKLHTREKPFTCSECGKGFSRSFQLKVHQRIHTGEKPFSCSECGKGFTHSAQLREHQRVHTGEWPFTCSECQKGFTWQCQLIEHQRVHTGEKPFTCSECGKGFARSSHLKEHQKLHTGERPFTCSECGRGFARSFQLKVHQRIHTGEKPFSCSECGKGFCESSKLVWHYRIHTREKQFTCSDCGKEFTRSSDLKIHQQIHTGECHSPVLNLGKDSI from the coding sequence atgccattcacctgctcagactgtgggaagggattcactcaatcgtCCACACTGCATAGACAcaagagagttcacactggggagaggccgttcacctgctcagactgtgggaaaggattcatccAGTCAAATCACCTGCTGCAACATCAGTCAGTTCACGCTAGGGAGAGACCGTTCtcctgctcaaactgtgggaagggattcactcagtgttctgacctacagagacaccagcgaattcacactggagagaagccattcacttgctctgaatgtggaAAAAAATTTGCTCGGTCATCTGcactgaagttacatcagcgagtccACAATAGGGAGacaccattcacctgctcagactgtgggaagggattcactcactcgtctcatctacagagacaccagcgagttcacactggagagaagccgttcacctgctctgaatgtggaaagggatttgctcagtcatctctactgaagttacatcagcgagtccacagtagggagaggccattcacctgctcagactgtgggaaaggattcactcaatcgttcgacctacagagacaccagcgagttcacactggggagaagccgtacacatgctctgaatgtgggagagGATTTGCTCGGTCATCTCACCTCTTGAaacaccagcaaattcacactggggagaaaccattcatctgctcagaatgtgggaagggattcatggATTCATCTAATCTGAAAGAACATAAGTTTGTTCACACTgcggagagaccgttcacctgctcagactgtgggaaaggattcattcgGCATTCTCATCTACTGACACACCAGTTAGAGCACACTGGCGAGAAAcctttcagctgctcagaatgtgggaagggattcacccatTCAGCTCAACTGAGGGAacatcagcgagtccacactggggaatggccattcacctgctgtgaatgtcaGAAGGGATTCACTTGGCAATGTCAACTGAttgaacatcagcgagttcatagcggggagaagccgttcacctgctctgaatgtgggaagggatttgcccGGTTATCTCATTTGAAGGAACATCATAAACTTCACACTCGGGAAAGgccattcacatgctctgaatgtgggagggGATTTGCTTGGTCATCTCACCTCTTGagacaccagcaaattcacactggagagaaaccattcatctgctcagaatgtgggaagggattcaccgatTCATCTCATCTGAAAGAACATCAGTTTGTTCACACtagggagagaccgttcacctgctcagactgtgggaaaggattcattcgACATTCTCATCTACTGTCACACCAGTTAAATCACACTGGAGAgaaaccattcatctgctcagaatgtgggaagggattcacccatTCAGCTCAACTGAGGGAacatcagcgagtccacactggggaatggccattcacctgctctgaatgtccAAAGGGATTCACTTGGCAATCTCAACTGAttgaacatcagcgagttcatagtGGGGAGAAAcctttcacctgctctgaatgtgggaagggatttgcccGGTCATCTCATCTGAAGGAACATCAGAAACTTCACACtcgggagaagccattcacatgctctgaatgtgggaagggtttttctcgttcatttcaactgaaggtacatcagcgaattcatactggggagaaacctttcagctgctctgaatgtgggaagggattcacccatTCAGCTCAACTGAGGGAacatcagcgagtccacactggggaatggccattcacctgctctgaatgtcaGAAGGGGTTCACTTGGCAATGTCAACTGATTGAACATCaacgagttcatactggggagaagccgttcacctgctctgaatgtgggaagggatttgcccggtcatctcatctgaaggaacatcagaaacttcacactggggagaggccattcacatgctctgaatgtgggaggggttttgCTCgttcatttcaactgaaggtacatcagcgaattcacactggggagaaacctttcagctgctctgaatgtgggaagggattctgtGAGTCATCCAAACTTGTGTGGCACTACCGAATTCACACTAGAGAGAAacagttcacctgctcagattgtgggaaggaattcactcggtcatctgacttaaaaatacatcagcaaattcacactggggaatGCCACTCACCAGTTCTgaatctgggaaaggattcaatcTGA